TAAGGAAGTCTTTGTGCAGCATGTTTTGAGGAGATTCTAGCGTGGGTTCTGCGTGTTTAATGTGATGACCGGGtctctaaattttcaaatttgaaattttttcacCTGCTGCTGTTTCTGTGCAACCTGTCCATTTGCccagttgatttgggcaaatcgttcTAGGCAAATCACTGTCTGAGAATTTATGCAAGTCTGGTCAGTTTCAGTGTTGGGTTTTTGTGCAATCCTCTAGTCAATttgttgatttgcccagttgATTTGGACAAATCATTCTGGACAAATCACTATCTGCAGGTCTTATCAGTTTTGGGTTTCTTTGCAATCTTCTGGCTCTGTGAAATACACTGGACAATTTACCCAAATCGTCCGGTCAAGTCAATTTCCATATTTTTTAGgccatttttatcaaattttcttttttatgcttttttgcaaaatatgacaaaaatacaaaattatttataaaatatttaatttagtacTAATAATAGTAGAAAAATATACCTAAGTTATGTTCGATCATCTACCTCTTCTTTAATTGCAATAAAGGCCTATAGATCCCATTCTACTTCATTTTCATGTGAAGTTGATGCAGCAGTATTGCCTTCTTCATTCTTGTGTTAGCAATTTCGAGAAAAATGACCATTCTtgccataattattactttcacCATTCTTTCTGAAATTTCTTATCTTTCCATTCATTATATTATTGTGAGTGCCACATTTTGCTCCTCTGGTTGGGAGCTTCAATAGTGGCAACCTTTCTACCAATTTTCTTTCTGAATTCTCCTTTCTACCAAACAGGAGTTGCTTCAATGAGCGATATATAGGTCTAATGTCCTGTCTAAATAGTGAATGTAAAATGGAAGGAGATGATTCTCTAATTACAAGTGTTGGCGtagatagagaaaaaaaaaagggcgaATGATTGTGGCAAAGTCCTCGATGGAGCTTTTCATGGTGGAAAAGTTGGTTGTGCGAGACTAGGGAGgctaggaattttttttttctttttagaatTGCTCATCTTTTTCCCACTCTCTTTCTCTCGTTCTCTTTATTATTAGTCAACCTTGAATTAAATGgaagaatttaaattattataaaaattaaaactaataaaataacttaatattaaattttttataatttaaaaaatattttattatatttttaaaattaaaaaatcaacaaataaatttttttataatataaaaattaaataataaagtttCCAATAAATAATCATCGGCTCGCCCTCTCTCCTGTTCGTCCAACATCAGAAAAGCGAAAGATCATTGCTCTCCCAATAGGTTAAAAAGTTGGAATTGGCTCGctatatatataaacacaaaGACTGACTATTAAACTGGATTTGAATTCAGCAGAATTTGGTGAATTGACTATTAGATCTACATGTGCCTATAAAATAACTATGAATCTCTTATGAAAATTACGTACTTCACTATTGAAAACCACACTCCATTATCTTCTAACTCTTTAAAAACTCTGGTCAGGAAAACAAAAATCTTTGAAAATAACTGTGGTTGACTTGGGTGCCACCCtcacttttttcttcttttcctttttttaattgaaagctTATACATTTGGTAAGAATCTATAAATCCACAATTAACAAcatcaaatatttatattaaactatattaatttattttacaaagCACTCTATATCAAAAAGTGTGCATCATTTaagaatataataataataatttaatcaattatttcGATTAAATTCTTTGTTTGCGTATTGACacgtaattaatatattataataaatcacattattttaataaatagatttattttatgtttatattGATTAATAGCTTTTTAACATTATTTAGTACTAAACCCTTGAAGTCCAacaaataatattattgaaaaaataactgAAAAGATTTTAACAaatgactaaaattaataacCCTGAGCCATATAAGAGAATTAATTAAccattaaaaaagaagaagaagaaggagttGGTGAAAAGATTTTAGCTGCTCAAAGTCAAAGAATctgatcaaattaaattgaaaatttccaAAAGCCCATAGTTTATAAACTAAACCATTTTCGTTTTTTCTGCATGTTTATAAAAGCCGTGGTCCAAAGGCACCACACTGATGTGATTTCCACCCTCAATTCAGAACCTTCATGATCTCTTGTAACTGCCGTACATGTTTACTCATAATTCAGGCTATTGCAATAGATTATTGGGATAATAGAATTGCTAGGAATTGATTGGTTTTAACTTGTTGGTATAAAAATTGCTTTTAAGTCTATCAGATCTCGAATTCAAATTACCAactgtatttaaaaaaaaaaaaaaaaggggactGCTGGGAACCATGCATGCATagattaataaatttgattgacggtatttatcttttaaatacaaatttgtAATCTTTTCAAAAGGTTCATACTATTATGTTGCAAAGTTCTTTATGAGGGATATATTTCCTATTTATCTCATCTTGCAGAAATTACAAATTTACATTCTGatctttttatcaataattttcaaaataaatttattctgTTTATAGCTACAATCTAGGAATAATTGCAATATTTTAAACAATTCCAACTTCGGATTTAACAATAAATTGGTTCACTTTTCTGTAAGTACCAGTAATAACTCCTCATGCAGGAAATCAGCAAATATTTTCCAACTTATGACGGGCAGCTACTAGGTTGGACGACACCTGAAGCTTTTCCATTGGCATTGTTACAGGATGCATCTGCTGGTCGATTATTGTAAGTGATCTTTACATCCTCCATTCTGATCCCAGTGCATGGATTCCTTTTACTGCAATCAAATTTCACTGCAACTTCTGTGGCTGATGTTCCATGGATGTCTTGGTATGTCACATCGTTAATTTTAACGCCAGATGCCTGTTCCATgaacaaaatatattaatattgcaaaaaaaaaaagagctctTTACACAGTTTGGtaaaaatttttgtttaattaCCTGGCCAGGACAATTTTTGTTATGTGGGCAGTAATTTTGGTCGATTACTATAGGATTATTGACATTGTTCATAGCAACATGTTGGAAGATAATGTTCCTAGCAAATCCACTACTGGGTCTCCCCCAAGACTTGATTCTTAGCCCATTTTGAGTACCAGCAATCCTGGCAGATTTAACTGTCACATTCTGCACTCCAGCCTCTCGAAGATCCTTGCCTAAACTTCCAATGCTGCAAGCAACACTCATTGATCATATATTCATCATCTTACAAAAAAACTAGCAGTactaaagttttctaaaataccTAATCCCATGGCCAGGACCACATATAAAGTTTTCTATCCACAAGTTGGTGGTGCCAGGGCCAATTGAAATGCAGTCATCTCCAGTTCCAACCTTTGAGTTCAAGATTGTTACATCACTTGACATTTGAACATGGATGCCGTCGGTGTTGGGGCTGTTACCAGGGCTGGAAACTGTAATTCCTTGTAGTTTTGCATTGTGGCAGCCATTGATGTCAATATTGAACATTTGGCTGTTTAGTGATGTCAACCCAGTGATTGCGATATTTCTTGACCCAGAAAAGCGTAAGGACTGCACATAAGCATAACAAAGAATAGAACATTTAATCATTAGTATATTTGCATGaagaggaatttttttttttttaaaaagcaagaggttaatatttaatttaattttaaaaataatgagaAGCACCGTCTTTCAGTGCTCTTACAGTATTTTACAAATTTCGGTGAAAACAGGTACTTAAATATATTGTGACACAAatgcaattaaaaataaagagatttgcAGAGAATTTTTTACATACCGTTGCACCGCTGGGGCAATGCTTGCCAGATGCCTTACAGGACCACAAGCCACTGCCTTGACCATCAAGGACGCCTCCAGAAACCGTAACCCCATTGACATTCTCAAAATGGAGCCAATTTCCAGCATTACCAATTGCCCAAATATCAGATGGAGCCACAAGTGTTCCATCTATACTTATTAAGATTGCAGTGTTCTTGCATGGACCCTGGAACAGGATTTTGCTGATAAAGAACCTCCCTGCCGATATTTTAATGGTGGCAGGCCTAGTAGATGCACATGCATGTTTCCATGCGGATATAAAAGCCCTGGTAGAGTCAGTTGTGCCATCTGGTTTGGCTCCATAAGTGAGCACATTGTATTGGGCTCCTGTTGCTAAAGACGAGGCAAGGGAAATAAAGATCGAAATAAGAATGAAAGAACTCATATTGGTATGTATATGTaataaagagaaagagaatCTTGAGAGTTTGTATACTGAATTGCTGTAGGAAGATGGCAAGGTTCGAGCTCTTGGGGGCTATTTATAGGGATATGCGTGCAATAAGCACATGAGATATGACAGGACAGTTACATCCAATCTCCTTCCCAATATGACCTTACTTCAGACAGTATACTTCTTGGTAATCATGGTTGGCCAATAATACTTTCTGATATATTAAATAAAGACGGAGAGAGAGAAAAGGTTGGCCAAAAATACTTTAGACCTTCGTCTATCTTATTTTATTTGggaagataataaaaaaatgtaaaagtaCATAACTTGTCCTTGTATGTATTTTGATGGGAATGCATACGTAATGGCCTGTAACGTTTATGGGTTTGccattttttctttataaatatataaattaaatgaaaagggagaatttaaatttaaagatgTACTGAGATATCTATTTATCATCATATTGtatatgataataatttttataagtgcAGCATGAGTGACAATTGTATATTAGATAGATAGTTCAAGTTGGAGTGGTCAATTCATGGTATACATACAaccttcttttaaaaaaattaccaaTATGATATTATGCAATATTAGCTATATTTTTCTTATGAAAAATTAGTCATTTATTAATATAAGTAATAGAAAGTAAATACAGTAGAATATCATTTAGTAAAACTTTTATTTAGAGTCGATTTATCAAAGTAGAATAGTATATATATAGTAATAGCTAGTCCATTATCTTATTGGACAACAAAAAAAACGGATTAATAATGTGGTTGGAAACAGAACTGAATTATGATTGATCAATTTATAAAAGAGAAGATGTGAGATGATTGACACCTATAAGTAATCACTTTGACGCTCAAATCAGTAAATTGATAGAATTGACGAATgtaatgaattaaataataatttttttcattatttttctaatatttatcACATTAGGCTAGAATTATGAAATATAGCCAAGcaattattatttatcattaaCTGTTTATTACtaatattaatgaaaaaaaattctttttttagtAACTGTTGTCTGATATGATAAATCTATTTTCAATAGTAAAGAAAAACTATAATATCAATCAATTCTGGAGAGCTGACAAATAGgagaaattattttatgcaaGTATTCAATTTATAATAGATAATTTTTAAGTAATTAATGTTACTTTATAACAATTGCACCATAAAATTTTTGCAAACGTAGACAGAATCAATGCATGCTTCTTTATAAGTGAATATGGAGGTAAACGTGGGAATATGAAAGTGGAAAAGGTGAACTGGAAATGAAGAAATTGTGCAGCCACCTGCCTGTGTCTGTTGTAGTTGGGCTGTGTTTCAAGAAAATGATGGTATGCATATCCTCTTGGGttcattaacaaaaaaaattaaaaatatatatgatttttatatattttaattaatataaataaacaaaaattattttattggtgGTACCAAATTAGTTAACTGCCTAACTATAAATTAGAAACTTTTCCTTCTTTTATGTTGATAACCATATTAAAGTTACTACAAAAACATGTTTCGCCtgttttacttttcttttatcGTTCTTAGTTCACAACTTCATGTCTCTGAATCCTTAATCCATGCTTCATACCCAGATGCCcgtcaaaattaaataaataaataaatgaatctaTATGCATTAATACGatctttaaaattttcactAAAAATTTAGAGTGATTGAGTGTAACagcttatttaaaataaattcatattatgACCTACtctcttttaaaaattaaaatttcaaaagaggatGGTAGCCTTTATGGCAGAAATTAGGAAATTTGGATaccaaattataataatttagtgaccaagtagaaatttttatatattttttattttttatagttgtgtcaatttaaataaattgatatattcttttattatattttaaattatttttaaaattttttagaaagGAGTGATTAATTGACCactatcaaattattttataaatacattaattaatttattttaaaagagttCAAATTATGTATAGTATTATTCAAGTAAGAACAAACTCTAGGTACCTTGCAGCCACTCTTAGCTTCATCATTGTGTattaatctatatatatatatatatatatatatatataatcttccAAAATTTCACAAGAaggcatttttttttatatgagtcaagaaattttaaatttattataattaatatgtaaatATAAGATCTGAAATATAggtacatatatatttttttaaaaaaaaaatagaagttttggacgTTTCTAGCTTTGATCTAAAAACGATTCTTAACGATTTATTACAGTTGCTTGCAAATACTGGCTGCTTTTTGTGTACAATTTCTTTCCCCTTAGGTTAGAACAAGTGGCAAAAAGTGATTTGATAATTGCTTAAAAAGTCAAACAAATCAAATCTTGGTGGGGTGCGATCGAGAAGTTTAGTGGTATTCCTTAGTTTTGGGAGCTTCTCAATGTTCTAAACGGTCCAAGTGTCAGAATTTCATTTGTTACTACGACAAATAGTCAAATCACCTATGTACGTAAGGCTTGTCAACCGTAAGTTTTGTCTTCTTTTGCTTTTACACGCATCTGTACTTGTCTATGCCACAAACGCAGAATAAAATACTATACATATAAGGAatacattaataataaaataaaaaccttcaatc
The sequence above is a segment of the Manihot esculenta cultivar AM560-2 chromosome 5, M.esculenta_v8, whole genome shotgun sequence genome. Coding sequences within it:
- the LOC110615372 gene encoding polygalacturonase; the protein is MSSFILISIFISLASSLATGAQYNVLTYGAKPDGTTDSTRAFISAWKHACASTRPATIKISAGRFFISKILFQGPCKNTAILISIDGTLVAPSDIWAIGNAGNWLHFENVNGVTVSGGVLDGQGSGLWSCKASGKHCPSGATSLRFSGSRNIAITGLTSLNSQMFNIDINGCHNAKLQGITVSSPGNSPNTDGIHVQMSSDVTILNSKVGTGDDCISIGPGTTNLWIENFICGPGHGISIGSLGKDLREAGVQNVTVKSARIAGTQNGLRIKSWGRPSSGFARNIIFQHVAMNNVNNPIVIDQNYCPHNKNCPGQASGVKINDVTYQDIHGTSATEVAVKFDCSKRNPCTGIRMEDVKITYNNRPADASCNNANGKASGVVQPSSCPS